From Mycobacteriales bacterium:
ACCGTGGCAGTTCCGGAAGGCACGTCGGTGATGCGTGCGGCAGCGCTTGCCGGTGTCGACGTGCCCAAGCTGTGTGCCACGGACCGACTCGAGGCGTTCGGCTCGTGCCGGCTCTGTCTCGTGGAGATTGAAGGCCGTCGTGGCACGCCTGCGTCGTGCACAACCCCGGTCGCCGACGGCATGGTGGTGCGGACCCAGACTCCGAAGGTCGCCAAGCTCCGCGAGAACGTCATGGAGCTCTACATCTCCGACCATCCGCTGGACTGCCTCACCTGTTCGGCCAACGGTGACTGCGAGCTGCAGGACATGGCAGGCGCGGTCGGCCTACGTCAGGTGAGGTACGGGTACGAGGGCGAAAACCACCTCGACGCGGTCA
This genomic window contains:
- a CDS encoding 2Fe-2S iron-sulfur cluster-binding protein, with the translated sequence MTLLKEPDFGTPAKNGPATVSLEVDGLTVAVPEGTSVMRAAALAGVDVPKLCATDRLEAFGSCRLCLVEIEGRRGTPASCTTPVADGMVVRTQTPKVAKLRENVMELYISDHPLDCLTCSANGDCELQDMAGAVGLRQVRYGYEGENHLDAVKDESNPYFDFDPSKCIACSRCVRACDEIQGTFALTIEGRGFESKVAAG